The genomic stretch GCCGCCCGGTGCGCATCCTGGCGCGCCTGGGTGATGGCGACTTCGAGGCGCCGCGCTTCTCCGTCGCGATCATGTCGGCCGTGCTGCTCGCTTCGAGCGGCGCCTATGGCGCCTATCTCGGCGGCCATGCCGACGGCATCATCCAGAGCATCACCGCCCGCACCGGCTTTGCCGTCGATCAGGTCAAGGTGGTCGGCAACCGCCAGACCTCGGAGATCGACATTCTCGACAGGCTCGAACTCGACGGCTGGACCTCGCTGATCGGCTTCGACGCCGAGGCAGCGCGTGAGCGCATTTCCGGCCTGCCGTGGATCGAGGTCGCGGCGGTGCGCAAGGTCTATCCGCATACGTTGGAAGTGCGCGTCGAGGAGCGCGATGCCTTCGCGCTCTGGCAGCAGGGCAATGATCTCTCGGTCATCGAAAAGGATGGCGCCGTCATCGCGCCGTTCTCGGGCGGCAAGCAGGTGCTGTTGCCGCTGCTGATCGGCGACGGCGCGCCGGCCAAGGCGCCTGACTTCCTGGCCAAGATCGAAAAATATCCCGACCTCGCGAGCCGGGTGAAAGGCTATATCCGCGTTGGCGATCGGCGCTGGGACCTGAAGCTGGACAACGGCATCACCGTCAAGCTGCCTGAGGACGATGAGGATCAGGCGCTCGCCGAGCTGGTCAAGATGGACAAGGACAAAGGGCTTTTGTCGCGCGACATCGCTGCTGTCGACATGCGCCTGACAGACCGGCTGGTCGTGGAATTGACGCCCGAAGCGGCGACGCAGCGCGAGGCCGCGCTCAACGAGAAGCCGAAGACCCTCAAGCGCAAGTCGGAGACCAAGATATGAGCTGGCTTGGCGGTTCAGGCGATGCCTCGTCGCGCCGGTCCGGCACTCTGACGGTGCTGGATGTCGGCTCGAACAAGGTCTGCTGCATGGTGGCCAAGCTCAAGCCGAACGATGACGGCAAGCTCTTGCGCGGTCGTTCGCACCGGATCCAGGTGATCGGTATCGGCCATCAGAAGTCGCAAGGCGTGAAGTCGGGCGTGGTCGTCGATCTCGATCGCGCTGAACACGCCATCCGGCTATCCGTCGACGCCGCCGAGCGCATGGCGGGGCTGACGGTCGATTCGCTCATCGTCAACATGACCGCCGGCCGGCTGAAGAGCGAAAGCTTCTCGGCGACCATCAATCTTGGCGGTCACGAGGCCGACGAGGCCGACATCAAGCGCGTGCTCGGCGCCGGCGCCAAGCAGGCGCTCAAGGCCGAGCGCGAGGTGATCCATTCGCTGCCCGTCGGCTTCTCGCTCGATGCTGAACGCGGTGTGCGCGATCCGCGCGGTATGGTCGGCGACGCACTTGGCGTCGACATGCATGTGCTGACCGGTGACGCAGCGCCGATGCGCAACCTGGAACTCTCCATCAACCGCTCGCATCTCTCGGTCGAGCGCATGGTGGCGACGCCCTATGCCAGCGGCTTGGCGGCGCTTGTCGATGACGAGCTGGAGCTGGGTGCTGCCTGCATCGACATGGGCGGCGGCACGACGACCATCTCGGTGTTTTCGGAAGGCAAGTTCGTTCATGGCGATGCGATCGCCATCGGCGGCAACCATGTCACGCTCGATATGGCCAAGGGGCTTTCGACGTCGCTCGACGCCGCCGAGCGGCTCAAGGTGATGCATGGCTCGGCGTTGCCGGGCAGTGCCGACGACCGTGACCTGGTCTCGATCCAGCCGATCGGCGACGATGGCGACGTACCGCTGCAGATCCCGCGTTCGGTGATGACGCGCATCGTGCGTGCCCGCATCGACGAAACACTCGAACTCCTGCGCGACCGGCTGAACAAGTCCGGCTACGGCAATGCGGTCGGCAAGCGCGTCGTGCTGACCGGCGGCGCCAGCCAGCTGGCCGGCCTGCCGGAAGCGGCACGCCGCATCCTGGGCCGCAATGTGCGCATCGGTCGCCCGCTCGGCGTGGCCGGTCTGCCCGAAGCAGCGAAGGGACCGGCCTTCTCGGCCGCCGTCGGGCTTCTGATCTATCCGCAGATGGCGAGTTTCGAGAGCCATCCGGCGAAAGGCATCTCCGGTCTCAGGATGACCGGAACGGGTGGAAAACTGCATCGCATGAGTCAGTGGTTGAGAGACAGTTTCTAATTGACGGGGACAGCCCCATAGGCGGCCGCGGCGGCGAAGCGGCGTGAAAGGCAAAGGACGGAGACAATGACCATCAATCTGCAGAAGCCGGACATCACCGAGCTTAAGCCGCGCATCACCGTGTTCGGTGTCGGCGGCGGCGGCGGCAATGCCGTGAACAACATGATCACCGCCGGTCTGCGCGGTGTCGAGTTCGTGGTGGCCAACACCGACGCGCAGGCGCTGACCATGTCGAAGGCCGCCCGGCTGATCCAGCTCGGCGCGCATGTCACCGAGGGCCTCGGTGCGGGATCGCAGCCGGAGGTCGGCCGCGCTGCGGCTGAGGAGTGCATCGACGAGATCCTCGACCATCTCACCAACACCCATATGTGCTTCGTCACCGCAGGTATGGGCGGCGGCACCGGCACGGGTGCTGCTCCGGTCGTTGCCCGCGCTGCGCGCGAAAAGGGCATCCTAACCGTCGGCGTCGTCACCAAGCCGTTCCACTTCGAGGGCCAGCGCCGCATGAAGACGGCCGACATGGGCATCGAGGAACTGCAGAAATGCGTCGATACCCTGATCGTCATCCCCAACCAGAACCTGTTCCGTCTGGCCAATGACAAGACCACCTTCGCCGATGCCTTCGCCATGGCTGACCAGGTGCTCTATTCCGGTGTTGCATGCATCACCGACCTGATGGTCAAGGAAGGCCTGATCAACCTCGACTTCGCCGACGTGCGTTCGGTGATGCGCGAGATGGGCAAGGCGATGATGGGCACCGGCGAAGCTTCGGGCGAAGGCCGTGCAATGGCCGCCGCCGAGGCTGCGATCGCCAACCCGCTGCTCGACGAGACCTCGATGAAGGGCGCCAAGGGCCTGCTGATCTCGATCACCGGCGGCCGCGACCTGACCCTGTTCGAAGTCGACGAAGCGGCGACCCGCATCCGCGAGGAAGTCGACCAGGACGCCAACATCATCCTGGGCGCCACCTTCGATGAGGAGCTCGAAGGCGTCATCCGCGTCTCGGTCGTTGCGACCGGCATCGACAAGTCGGCGGCTGAAATCGCCGCGGCACCGATCTCGATCCGTACCGCTCCGCCGAAGCCGGCCGGCCGGCCGGCCGTGGCCGCGGAAAGCCGCCCGGCACCGGTCCAGCAGCCTGTCTATGAGCCGCGCGCCGCCGACCCGGTCGCCGAGGCCATTCAGCTCGCGGAGGCAAACGCCGCGGCCATGGCGCAGGCTCGTCCGGCTCCGATCGCCCATGCGGACGATTTTCGCCCGCAGAGCAAGATCTTCCAGGCGCCGCCGGCACAGCCGCAGCCAATGCCGCAGCCGGTCGTCCAGCAGATGATGCAGCCGGCCCCGCAGCCGCGCGAAATGGTGCGTGAGGTCCAGCAGCCGGTGGCGATGGCGCCGCAGCGCATGCCGCGTGTTGAGGACTTTCCGCCGGTTGTGAAGGCCGAGGTGGATGCCAAGAGCCGTCCGGTCGACCATGAGAACAACAGCGGACCGATGGGCCTTTTGAAGCGCCTGACCAACGGCTTGACCCGCCGCGAGGAGGAGCCTGCACGGTTGCAGCCGGCGCAGCCGCGCGAGCCCAAGCTGCGCCAGGCCGCCCCCGAAGTGCGCCGTCTCGCCAGCCAGGACGCCCAGCTCTACGCGCCGCGCCGCGGCCAGCTGGATGACCAGGGCCGCCTGACGCCGCAGACCCGGGCGACTCACGACGACGATCAGCTGGAGATTCCGGCGTTC from Mesorhizobium sp. NZP2077 encodes the following:
- a CDS encoding cell division protein FtsQ/DivIB; the encoded protein is MSALKWGQGKGKGAAVPSLFGLSLSFDHFVLPRVLRRPVRILARLGDGDFEAPRFSVAIMSAVLLASSGAYGAYLGGHADGIIQSITARTGFAVDQVKVVGNRQTSEIDILDRLELDGWTSLIGFDAEAARERISGLPWIEVAAVRKVYPHTLEVRVEERDAFALWQQGNDLSVIEKDGAVIAPFSGGKQVLLPLLIGDGAPAKAPDFLAKIEKYPDLASRVKGYIRVGDRRWDLKLDNGITVKLPEDDEDQALAELVKMDKDKGLLSRDIAAVDMRLTDRLVVELTPEAATQREAALNEKPKTLKRKSETKI
- the ftsA gene encoding cell division protein FtsA, with the translated sequence MSWLGGSGDASSRRSGTLTVLDVGSNKVCCMVAKLKPNDDGKLLRGRSHRIQVIGIGHQKSQGVKSGVVVDLDRAEHAIRLSVDAAERMAGLTVDSLIVNMTAGRLKSESFSATINLGGHEADEADIKRVLGAGAKQALKAEREVIHSLPVGFSLDAERGVRDPRGMVGDALGVDMHVLTGDAAPMRNLELSINRSHLSVERMVATPYASGLAALVDDELELGAACIDMGGGTTTISVFSEGKFVHGDAIAIGGNHVTLDMAKGLSTSLDAAERLKVMHGSALPGSADDRDLVSIQPIGDDGDVPLQIPRSVMTRIVRARIDETLELLRDRLNKSGYGNAVGKRVVLTGGASQLAGLPEAARRILGRNVRIGRPLGVAGLPEAAKGPAFSAAVGLLIYPQMASFESHPAKGISGLRMTGTGGKLHRMSQWLRDSF
- the ftsZ gene encoding cell division protein FtsZ, with translation MTINLQKPDITELKPRITVFGVGGGGGNAVNNMITAGLRGVEFVVANTDAQALTMSKAARLIQLGAHVTEGLGAGSQPEVGRAAAEECIDEILDHLTNTHMCFVTAGMGGGTGTGAAPVVARAAREKGILTVGVVTKPFHFEGQRRMKTADMGIEELQKCVDTLIVIPNQNLFRLANDKTTFADAFAMADQVLYSGVACITDLMVKEGLINLDFADVRSVMREMGKAMMGTGEASGEGRAMAAAEAAIANPLLDETSMKGAKGLLISITGGRDLTLFEVDEAATRIREEVDQDANIILGATFDEELEGVIRVSVVATGIDKSAAEIAAAPISIRTAPPKPAGRPAVAAESRPAPVQQPVYEPRAADPVAEAIQLAEANAAAMAQARPAPIAHADDFRPQSKIFQAPPAQPQPMPQPVVQQMMQPAPQPREMVREVQQPVAMAPQRMPRVEDFPPVVKAEVDAKSRPVDHENNSGPMGLLKRLTNGLTRREEEPARLQPAQPREPKLRQAAPEVRRLASQDAQLYAPRRGQLDDQGRLTPQTRATHDDDQLEIPAFLRRQAN